The DNA region ATCTGCAGATGTCCGACGTCACGCTGCCCGAACTGGTCGAGTACGTCGAATCGATCTGCCGTCCGCTCACTTCGGACAAGGGCCTCGAGTTCGCCGTCCTCATCGACCCGCCGGTGCCGTCGTCGATCCACACCGACGAACACCGCGTGCAGCAGGTGCTGCGCAACCTGCTGTCCAACGCGGCGAAGTTCACCGACGAGGGCGGCGTGCGCCTGCACATCCGGATGGCCGACCCGGGCGAGGTCGAAGCCGACTCGCTCCGCAACGCCCCCGGCGTCCTCGCGTTCGCCGTCGAGGACACCGGGATCGGCATCGCGCCGGACAAGCTCGCGATCATCTTCGACGCGTTCCGCCAGGCGGACGGCACCACCAGCCGCAAATACGGCGGCACCGGGCTTGGCCTGTCGATCAGCCAGCAGCTGACGGAACTGCTCGGCGGCGAACTCCGCGTCCGCAGCGAACCCGGCAAGGGCAGCACGTTCACGCTGTACCTGCCGGTGAGCGCGGCGAACCTGGTGGTCCCGGCCACCAAGGCGAGCGGTGTCCCGCTGATCATGGCCGTGCCGCAGGTGATCCCCGTGACGCCGTCGCAGCGGTTCCACGGCGAGAAGATCCTGATCGTCGACGACGACCTGCGCAACGTGTTCGCGCTGGCCGCCGTGCTGGAACGCAACGGCCTGGAGGTCATCTACGCCGAGACCGGCGTCGCGGGCATCCGGGCGCTGGAACGGCACGAGGACACCGCGCTCGTCCTGATGGACGTGATGATGCCCGAACTGGACGGCAACGCCACGATCACCGCGATCCGCGCCGAGGCCGCGCACGAAGACCTGCCCGTGATCGCCGTCACCGCGAAGGCGACCGCGGAGGACAAGGCGCGGACGCTCGCTTCGGGGGCCGACGACTACGTCACCAAGCCCGTCGACACCGACAAGCTGCTGGACCTGATCGCCGCCCACCTGGAGGCGGATGCCGCCTCCAGCGGGCTCTCGCAGGCCGTGGCGGGCACCGGTGACGACTCGGAGGCCGGCGCGGAGTGAGCCTTCGGCTCCTCGTGAGTGGCGCTCTCGCGTGACCGGCCGGACCGCACGTGTGATCAGAGGGACGACACGCGTGACCGGCCGGACGGCACGCGCCCGCAGCCGGGTCCGCCACGCGGCGTCCGCCTGGACACGCGTGTCGTCCGTCTGATCACGCGTGTCGTTCGTCTGATCACGTGTGTCGTCCCTCCGGTCACGCCGGATCGCCGCTCGCGAGGCCTGCGCGGGTCCTGCCGCCGGGTGTCCTCGAAACAAAAGAACCCGCAGGCCAGACGCCTGCGGGTTCCGATGTGGAGCTGCGGAGCGGGTGACGGGAATCGAACCCGCGTAGCTAGTTTGGAAGACTAGGGCTCTACCATTGAGCTACACCCGCGCGCCCCCGGAGTACCGGGTGCGAAAACAGCTTAGCGTGACCCGCTAGGCTGTGCGCACACCCCCGGGAGATCGGGGAGTCACGGGATGTGGCGCAGCTTGGTAGCGCATCCGCTTTGGGAGCGGAGGGTCGCAGGTTCAAATCCTGTCATCCCGACTCAAGGTCTTCGACCTGCGAGTTCACCGGACGGTCGCGCCGGTTTAATGGCGATCATGGAGATCCGCCACGCCCGCACCACCGACGCCTCCGCCGTGACAGCGCTCCTCGCCGAGCTCGGCTACCCCGATAACAACGAGACCGGCGTGCGCGCCCGGCTCGAACGCTGGGCCCGTCATCCCGAGGGTGCCGCGTTCGTCGCCGAGGAAAACGGCACGGTGGTCGGTGTCGTCGCGGTGGTAGCGATCCCGCTTCTTGAGCGGCCGGGCTCCGGCGGCCGGATCGTCGCCTTGGTGGTGGACGAGACCCGGCGCGGCTCGGGGATCGGACGCGAGCTGGTCGCCGCAGCCGAGGCGGAGGCGCGGCGGCTGGGCTGCGACACCATGGAGGTCACCAGTTCCCGCCACCGGACCGGAGCGCACGCCTTCTACCGCGCGCGGGGATACGAGGACCGCTGCGAACACAGCGCCAGGTTCATCCGGCGGCTTGCTCCCGGATACTGAGAGCCCTGGGCCCGCCGCCACCCGCTTGCGAACATCGGCACCGTGACCGGCAGGCGGAGCGCCAGTGCCAGCGCGGTGCTCCGCGTGGTGCTGGACGAAGGGGCGATAGCGCGCAGCACCATCGCGCGCCGCACGGGGCTGAGTGCCGCGGCCGTCACGGGACATGTGGCGGAGCTGATGCGCCGCGGCTTCCTCACCGAGCTGCCCGAGGTCGCGGGCGCGGTCGGCAGGCCGTCCGTGCCGGTGGACCTCGACACGGAGCGGTTCGTGGTGTGCGGAGCGCATGTCGCGGCCGACCAGCTCACCGTCGGGCTGCTGGATCTGCGCGGGAAAGTGCTGGCACAGCTGGAAACCCCGCATCACGGCGCCGAACCCGCCGTTCAGGCCGCGCAGATCGCGGAACTGCTCGACGACCTCCTCGTCGGGCACGTGCCGGAGCGGACGCCGCTCGGGCTGGGGGTGGCGACCGGCGGTTGGGTCGACGAGGCCTCGGGAACGGTGGTGGAGCACGGGTTGCTCGGCTGGCGCGGGGTCCCGTTGCGCGATCTGCTGACGGAGGTCACCGGTCTCGACGTCCGCGTCGACGGGCATTCACGGGCGCTCATCCACGCCGAACGCCTGCTGGGGCAGCCGAGATCGCGCCGCAGTGTCGTGCAGTTGTTCACCGGCAACGTGGTCGACGCCGCCTTCGCCACCGGCGACACCGTCCATCATGGACCGAGGTCGGCGGCGGGCGCCGTCGCGCATCTGCGGGTCGACGACAGTGACGAGCCTTGCGGTTGCGGGCGTTCCGGCTGCCTCGAAGCGACGGTGTCCGAACGCACGGTCGCCCGTAAAGCCGTCGAAGCACGCATCATCGAAGAACCGATTTTCGCCGACGCGCTCCATTCGGCGGCATCGGGAAATGAAAGCGCCATCGCCCTTTTCCAGGAACGCGCACGGATCATCGGACAGGCCGCCGCCTTGCTCTTCGACGTCCTGAATCCGGAAATCCTGA from Amycolatopsis sp. EV170708-02-1 includes:
- a CDS encoding GNAT family N-acetyltransferase, giving the protein MEIRHARTTDASAVTALLAELGYPDNNETGVRARLERWARHPEGAAFVAEENGTVVGVVAVVAIPLLERPGSGGRIVALVVDETRRGSGIGRELVAAAEAEARRLGCDTMEVTSSRHRTGAHAFYRARGYEDRCEHSARFIRRLAPGY
- a CDS encoding ROK family transcriptional regulator produces the protein MTGRRSASASAVLRVVLDEGAIARSTIARRTGLSAAAVTGHVAELMRRGFLTELPEVAGAVGRPSVPVDLDTERFVVCGAHVAADQLTVGLLDLRGKVLAQLETPHHGAEPAVQAAQIAELLDDLLVGHVPERTPLGLGVATGGWVDEASGTVVEHGLLGWRGVPLRDLLTEVTGLDVRVDGHSRALIHAERLLGQPRSRRSVVQLFTGNVVDAAFATGDTVHHGPRSAAGAVAHLRVDDSDEPCGCGRSGCLEATVSERTVARKAVEARIIEEPIFADALHSAASGNESAIALFQERARIIGQAAALLFDVLNPEILIVLDQSVRDVEGCLSTIRDEVAQRSWICQDAKKNVVASSFPGTELATAGGAVMLSALYEDPLFTNLADAS